The proteins below are encoded in one region of Pongo pygmaeus isolate AG05252 chromosome 20, NHGRI_mPonPyg2-v2.0_pri, whole genome shotgun sequence:
- the LOC129019547 gene encoding cytochrome c oxidase subunit 7A1, mitochondrial — protein MQALRVSQVLIRSFSSTARNRLQNRVREKQKLFQEDNDIPLYLKGGIVDNILYRVTMALCLGGTVYSLYSLGWASFPRN, from the exons ATGCAGGCCCTGCGG GTGTCCCAGGTGCTGATCCGCTCCTTTAGCTCCACCGCCCGGAACCGCTTGCAGAACCGAGTGCGCGAGAAACAGAAGCTCTTCCAG GAGGACAATGACATCCCGTTGTACCTGAAGGGCGGCATCGTTGACAACATCCTGTACCGAGTGACAATGGCGCTGTGTCTGGGCG GCACTGTCTACAGCTTGTACTCCCTTGGCTGGGCCTCCTTCCCCAGGAATTAA